A genomic region of Leptospira mtsangambouensis contains the following coding sequences:
- a CDS encoding LIC11435 family protein, with product MWNNFRLCFILLLVSLSSLFAQSSNEEGTQYQLRWLDVEGATGYVLEIKNSSGYLVLSERVNGTSYDLVNYTSGIYEHRVAVINKLGKVGSYSEWVRFEVVVSKVPTLTKDSVYSVSKEEKEKVFLLEGKDFISPMKVYMVTGGKRILAKKVVIESDSVAKATFAVDADTDTGIYDLVLENPRNKVLTAKQRVVLSDSKEKAARFAQRQERIVKKEIPEDYYETPYFSTLWRSTVLPGWGQKYIDGNNWKLYVFPVVALSAVALYANSYNRFLSARSDYQSTVLLGALLVERQDTQVLWLINRTNAEAKFNSAKSELGVIQAGAGILGVFLLYNIVDSYFSAKRNVANYEPGFPLGETNKRVQASVSTDAGWNQSKFAYEYSSRYQIEFSSRF from the coding sequence ATGTGGAATAACTTTCGGTTATGTTTCATTTTACTTTTGGTTTCTTTATCTTCTCTTTTCGCACAATCAAGTAATGAAGAGGGAACTCAATACCAATTGCGTTGGTTAGACGTAGAAGGTGCAACAGGATATGTTTTAGAAATTAAGAATTCCAGTGGCTATCTTGTTCTTTCAGAAAGAGTGAATGGGACAAGTTACGATTTGGTAAACTATACTTCTGGGATTTATGAACACAGAGTGGCTGTAATCAATAAACTGGGTAAAGTAGGAAGTTATTCGGAATGGGTAAGATTTGAAGTTGTTGTTTCTAAGGTTCCGACATTAACAAAAGATTCCGTATACTCTGTGTCGAAGGAAGAAAAAGAAAAAGTATTTTTGTTAGAAGGAAAAGATTTTATCAGTCCTATGAAAGTTTACATGGTGACTGGTGGTAAAAGAATTCTTGCTAAAAAAGTAGTCATTGAATCGGATTCGGTTGCCAAAGCAACTTTCGCAGTAGATGCTGATACTGATACGGGAATTTATGATTTAGTTTTAGAAAATCCACGGAATAAAGTGCTTACCGCCAAACAAAGAGTTGTTTTATCAGATTCAAAAGAAAAAGCAGCTCGTTTTGCGCAAAGGCAAGAGCGAATCGTAAAAAAAGAAATCCCTGAAGACTACTACGAAACTCCATACTTTTCAACACTTTGGAGGTCTACCGTTCTACCAGGTTGGGGCCAAAAATACATTGATGGAAACAATTGGAAACTTTATGTATTTCCTGTTGTTGCCCTGTCTGCCGTTGCTCTCTATGCCAATTCCTATAATCGGTTTTTAAGTGCTAGATCCGATTACCAATCTACAGTCCTATTGGGAGCTTTACTTGTGGAGAGACAGGATACGCAAGTTTTATGGTTAATCAACCGAACCAATGCAGAGGCAAAATTTAACTCCGCCAAGTCTGAGTTAGGTGTAATCCAAGCCGGAGCTGGGATTTTAGGCGTTTTTTTACTCTATAATATTGTAGATTCTTATTTTTCAGCCAAACGGAATGTTGCAAACTATGAACCTGGATTTCCTCTGGGTGAAACGAACAAACGTGTGCAAGCTTCCGTCAGTACGGATGCGGGTTGGAACCAATCAAAATTTGCCTATGAATATAGCTCGAGGTACCAAATCGAATTCTCTTCCCGTTTCTGA
- a CDS encoding FecR family protein, whose product MRWLNDTRFVVTSLVLLILVFSYFLYRNLNDRFIDSSSPTIGVITFKNKTVLRKYNDAVVWDLIESKTEVKNRDTIRTEGLSDAVLTLNDGTKINISENSMILLDISDRNININFAYGSFEAAREGTVSGDMKMNITAGDKTVQVASGDVKLDKTKSELNIKVDQGEAKLTTNGKEETIAKDQVANVTESGVKVGKPVYRLVGPEDRKNILSESGSEKILFAISGWKQDQFKQTNPTIEISLFPDFSKSLVKEKLTSPNLSKKLSSGSYYWRVSYEDPNSKSKQTTEVFQFRILSDPSLKILSPKPNEVFSYTQEVPVVRFVWNPLDLYSSYTVLVAKDTNFSDIAVSKQTQNQSLAFDSLKEGNYFAKIQAKSNLPGISEKVSSVISFQVTKKANLTPPELLEPNKGKSFAEEQTKSQLFFSWKDDKDFIQYEWELSSDSNFSSKIKTETIKNNFLKLPSGLGVGTYFWRVKGIGSNGATLESKSNTFTVIAKEEMELIAPANGAEVEVDERSVVILKWKKLTGKSNYEIEIAKGSDFQHLITKETVSGNYFEFKSKDFGRFFWRVRPVGSDSSDTSAPRSFQMISNMEPPSLVSPSRNETVDLFSRNSILFTWKSVEKVFSYRIRLIDISGIREKQVLNERINSTRFQFNEIQKLNVGRFRWEVAALYKQADGTERESAYNKQDFFISVPELKVPKILTPGKIYVE is encoded by the coding sequence ATGAGATGGTTGAACGATACAAGATTTGTTGTCACTTCGTTAGTTTTACTAATTCTTGTATTCTCATACTTTCTCTATCGAAATTTAAACGATCGTTTCATTGACTCATCAAGCCCTACGATTGGAGTGATTACTTTCAAAAATAAAACTGTACTACGAAAGTATAATGATGCAGTTGTTTGGGATTTAATTGAATCCAAAACAGAAGTAAAAAATAGAGATACAATTCGTACAGAAGGATTATCTGACGCTGTTCTCACCTTAAATGATGGAACAAAAATCAATATATCCGAAAATTCAATGATTCTTTTGGATATTTCAGATCGGAATATTAATATTAATTTTGCTTATGGATCATTTGAAGCTGCCCGTGAAGGAACAGTTTCTGGTGATATGAAAATGAACATTACCGCTGGTGATAAAACCGTACAAGTAGCAAGCGGGGATGTAAAACTCGATAAAACAAAATCTGAATTAAACATCAAAGTAGACCAAGGGGAAGCAAAACTCACTACTAACGGAAAAGAAGAAACGATAGCCAAAGACCAAGTAGCAAATGTTACAGAATCTGGAGTAAAAGTAGGAAAACCTGTATATCGATTGGTGGGGCCTGAGGATAGAAAAAATATTCTTTCCGAATCTGGTTCAGAGAAGATTTTATTTGCGATTTCTGGTTGGAAACAGGATCAATTCAAACAAACAAATCCAACGATTGAAATTTCATTATTCCCCGACTTTTCCAAATCTTTGGTCAAAGAAAAGTTAACTTCACCAAACCTATCTAAAAAATTAAGTTCAGGTTCGTATTATTGGAGAGTTTCGTATGAAGACCCAAATTCAAAATCCAAACAAACAACAGAGGTGTTTCAGTTTAGAATTTTAAGTGATCCTTCATTAAAAATCTTAAGTCCTAAACCAAATGAAGTTTTTTCTTATACCCAGGAAGTTCCTGTGGTTCGTTTTGTATGGAATCCTCTGGATCTTTATTCTTCTTATACAGTCCTTGTTGCTAAAGATACAAATTTTTCAGATATCGCTGTTTCAAAACAAACTCAAAATCAATCCTTAGCCTTTGATTCTCTAAAAGAAGGAAATTATTTTGCAAAGATCCAAGCAAAATCCAATCTCCCTGGGATTTCGGAGAAGGTTTCCTCTGTTATTAGTTTTCAAGTCACAAAAAAAGCAAATTTGACTCCTCCAGAGCTTTTAGAACCAAACAAAGGAAAAAGTTTTGCAGAAGAACAAACAAAATCCCAACTATTCTTTTCTTGGAAGGATGATAAAGACTTCATTCAATATGAGTGGGAACTGAGTTCTGATTCTAATTTTTCATCAAAAATTAAGACGGAGACTATCAAAAATAATTTTCTAAAACTTCCAAGTGGTCTTGGTGTCGGAACCTATTTTTGGAGAGTGAAAGGAATTGGTTCGAATGGAGCTACTTTGGAATCAAAGTCCAATACCTTTACAGTGATCGCCAAAGAAGAAATGGAATTAATAGCACCAGCAAACGGAGCTGAGGTGGAAGTGGATGAACGCTCTGTTGTCATTCTAAAGTGGAAAAAGTTAACAGGAAAATCTAATTACGAAATAGAAATAGCAAAAGGATCAGATTTCCAACATCTTATCACAAAGGAAACGGTTTCTGGAAATTATTTTGAATTCAAATCCAAAGATTTTGGCAGATTTTTTTGGAGAGTGCGACCTGTTGGATCGGATTCATCGGATACTAGCGCACCTCGCAGTTTTCAAATGATTTCCAATATGGAACCTCCTAGTTTGGTGAGTCCAAGTCGAAATGAAACTGTCGATTTGTTTTCTAGAAATTCTATTTTGTTCACATGGAAATCAGTTGAGAAAGTTTTTAGTTATCGAATTCGATTGATCGATATTTCTGGGATTCGAGAAAAACAAGTATTGAACGAAAGGATTAACTCTACAAGATTCCAATTCAATGAAATTCAAAAATTGAATGTAGGAAGGTTTCGTTGGGAAGTCGCGGCACTCTACAAACAGGCAGATGGAACGGAACGCGAATCTGCTTATAATAAACAGGACTTTTTTATTTCAGTTCCAGAACTAAAGGTTCCAAAAATCCTAACACCAGGGAAGATTTATGTGGAATAA
- a CDS encoding adenylate/guanylate cyclase domain-containing protein → MIEISAEIPFLRTSKLAFLFWDESPGSLETWDWNEGITIFFQTRRAGELEFRFGPPLWGIPTDTNRIEFPFVSIHNIPTNKYLATELSRLGEEKTIYVLIPKRMELEARSVFARLEYLWDDKISPDRISHKFGLTGKTSSVSESQVTKETNSKKNHFSYPPLEFVGKSGRKKIKEEVLVSAGNLNGSYPETDSELSFVNPTEVTSFEDESPNHPYDLIESSFAEEVVTKEPVPVEILSKAESTESKTTESPELHTLDGSSNTKFSLQLKMMGVISFLFALSVGVIIFFASFYFKRSIELQLRDNNIRIAEIIGSKVKSDILGVVEKGRQIAITLTTQGLPEAERKLLIKTFFQNDKEFIYLGIFERKENTLIMKREVFNEEELKKSSVTEEDFHNVVNRNRDALAEAFNGQAVLLNSSPGFQEPSFAIAIPTSENGELDNALVMIVKLNKIIGAFSKKGIETTFMVNGNGTALAHPKEDLILAATDLASMPIVKSMLTSAPNTGQMSYIDEELGGSYLGSFQKIGFADAGVITIVSEEKAFADVYKSQKTNLYIAGIGLCAALIFVFFFSKTITKPVLQLLSATLEIAKGNFKIGIKPTTQDEVGLLTKYFIDMGQGLEEREKVKNILGSMIDPVVVQEAMVDLAALKRGSETHITAFFSDVASFSTISEQLKSADLAALLNEYLSAMTLLLKKHEGVLDKYIGDAIVGIFNAPVPVIDHELKAARASVDMVMKLAELREYWTKNNLYSKEAQVMDARIGLNSGPAKVGFMGTDALASYTMMGDTVNLAARLEAAGKDYGVNILITDPIQAAIQEEMVTRYMDLVRVKGKNEPVKIHELVGYKSLVSPNQIEAAQIYEAGFKAYLEKNWISAIQYFTESEKAKGQKDKSCHMLIERCEEYKINPPDFDWDGVFTRTHK, encoded by the coding sequence ATGATAGAAATTTCCGCTGAAATTCCGTTCCTCCGAACGTCCAAACTCGCTTTTCTTTTCTGGGACGAATCCCCTGGAAGCCTAGAAACCTGGGATTGGAATGAGGGGATTACTATATTCTTTCAAACTCGGCGTGCCGGGGAATTGGAATTCCGATTTGGACCTCCGCTTTGGGGTATTCCAACTGATACCAATCGCATTGAGTTTCCCTTTGTATCCATTCATAATATCCCAACAAATAAATACCTAGCTACAGAGTTATCAAGGTTAGGCGAAGAAAAAACAATTTATGTTCTGATCCCTAAACGGATGGAATTAGAAGCACGATCTGTTTTTGCAAGATTAGAATACCTTTGGGATGATAAAATTTCTCCTGATCGTATATCCCATAAATTTGGTCTTACCGGAAAAACAAGTTCTGTTTCAGAATCACAGGTTACAAAAGAAACAAATTCCAAAAAAAATCATTTCAGTTATCCTCCTCTGGAGTTTGTAGGAAAGTCGGGACGAAAAAAAATCAAAGAAGAGGTTTTGGTTTCTGCGGGGAACCTAAATGGTTCTTATCCAGAAACGGATTCTGAACTTTCTTTTGTAAATCCAACTGAAGTTACTTCTTTTGAAGATGAGTCACCAAATCATCCTTATGATTTAATTGAATCTTCTTTTGCCGAAGAGGTTGTGACAAAAGAACCGGTTCCAGTGGAAATTTTATCAAAAGCGGAATCGACAGAATCTAAAACTACAGAGTCTCCCGAATTACATACATTAGATGGATCCTCAAATACTAAGTTTTCACTTCAGTTAAAAATGATGGGTGTCATTAGTTTTCTTTTTGCATTGTCTGTGGGAGTTATTATCTTTTTTGCTTCTTTCTATTTTAAAAGATCCATTGAACTTCAGTTGCGAGACAATAATATTCGTATTGCGGAAATCATTGGTTCAAAAGTTAAATCTGATATTCTAGGAGTAGTGGAAAAAGGTCGTCAAATTGCAATTACCCTTACAACCCAAGGCCTTCCGGAAGCTGAAAGAAAACTTCTAATCAAAACTTTTTTTCAAAATGATAAAGAATTCATTTATTTAGGAATTTTTGAAAGAAAAGAAAATACTCTCATTATGAAACGAGAGGTATTTAATGAAGAGGAACTTAAAAAAAGTTCTGTTACAGAAGAAGATTTTCATAATGTTGTAAATCGCAATCGAGATGCATTGGCTGAGGCCTTTAATGGACAAGCCGTACTTTTAAACTCAAGTCCTGGATTTCAAGAACCATCATTCGCCATTGCCATTCCTACTTCTGAAAATGGGGAATTGGACAACGCTCTTGTGATGATTGTTAAATTAAACAAAATCATTGGTGCATTCTCCAAAAAGGGAATCGAAACTACCTTCATGGTAAACGGGAATGGGACTGCCCTTGCTCATCCCAAAGAAGACTTAATTCTTGCGGCCACTGACCTTGCTTCTATGCCAATCGTAAAATCGATGTTAACGAGTGCACCCAATACGGGACAAATGAGTTATATCGATGAGGAATTAGGTGGTTCTTATTTAGGTTCCTTTCAAAAGATTGGATTTGCAGATGCTGGAGTGATTACGATTGTTTCAGAAGAAAAAGCATTTGCTGACGTTTATAAAAGCCAAAAAACAAATCTATATATTGCAGGAATTGGACTCTGTGCAGCACTGATCTTTGTATTTTTCTTTTCTAAAACAATTACAAAACCAGTATTACAACTTCTTTCTGCCACTTTAGAAATTGCAAAAGGTAATTTTAAAATTGGAATCAAACCAACGACTCAGGATGAGGTTGGACTTCTTACCAAATACTTCATCGATATGGGACAAGGTTTGGAAGAAAGAGAGAAGGTAAAAAACATTCTGGGAAGTATGATTGATCCAGTTGTGGTCCAAGAAGCCATGGTAGACCTTGCGGCTTTGAAACGAGGATCAGAAACTCATATCACTGCATTTTTTTCTGATGTTGCAAGTTTTTCAACAATCTCAGAACAATTAAAATCCGCGGATCTTGCAGCTTTACTGAATGAATATTTATCCGCCATGACCCTTCTTCTGAAGAAACATGAAGGAGTTTTAGATAAGTACATTGGGGATGCTATTGTTGGAATTTTTAATGCTCCCGTTCCTGTAATCGACCATGAACTAAAAGCGGCTCGTGCTAGTGTCGATATGGTGATGAAACTTGCTGAACTAAGGGAATATTGGACAAAAAACAATCTTTATTCCAAAGAAGCTCAAGTGATGGATGCACGAATTGGATTGAACTCTGGACCAGCTAAGGTTGGTTTTATGGGTACAGATGCCTTAGCTTCTTACACGATGATGGGTGATACAGTCAACCTTGCTGCCAGGTTGGAAGCGGCAGGTAAGGATTATGGAGTCAACATTCTGATTACCGATCCGATCCAAGCGGCCATCCAAGAGGAAATGGTGACTCGTTATATGGATTTGGTTCGGGTAAAAGGAAAAAATGAACCTGTCAAAATTCATGAACTAGTAGGTTATAAATCTTTGGTTTCACCAAATCAGATAGAAGCTGCGCAGATTTATGAAGCCGGTTTCAAAGCTTATTTAGAAAAAAACTGGATTTCTGCGATTCAATATTTTACGGAATCTGAAAAGGCAAAAGGTCAAAAAGATAAATCCTGCCATATGCTCATTGAACGTTGTGAAGAATATAAAATCAACCCACCTGATTTTGATTGGGACGGTGTGTTCACAAGGACACATAAATAA
- a CDS encoding exodeoxyribonuclease III: MKIITLNCNGIRSSLSKGLLDFIRQENPDIICFQETKAPVSEIDRMEFRSLGYEVHTCIAEKPGYSGTAVLTKLKPKSVVVGFGDGIYRSEGRSLFLEFPDFFLWNLYFPSGTSGEERQKVKYTFLDSFFDLAKPYTKKKKPLVVCGDVNIAHTELDIHNAKGNQKSSGFLPEERAWVSKFLDSGFLDCFRVLQPEIRDEYSWWTYRFQARKNNKGWRIDYFFITKSSSYKLESVSIAKEPVLSDHAPVVMKIQFT, from the coding sequence ATGAAAATCATCACGTTAAATTGCAACGGAATTCGCTCCAGTTTGAGCAAAGGTTTACTAGATTTTATACGTCAGGAAAATCCTGACATTATTTGTTTCCAAGAAACAAAGGCTCCTGTATCAGAAATTGACCGAATGGAGTTTCGAAGTCTGGGTTATGAAGTCCATACCTGCATTGCAGAAAAACCAGGATACAGCGGAACTGCTGTTCTTACCAAACTCAAACCAAAATCCGTGGTTGTCGGATTTGGTGATGGAATCTATCGAAGTGAAGGAAGGTCACTATTTCTAGAGTTTCCAGATTTTTTTCTCTGGAATCTGTATTTTCCCTCGGGCACAAGTGGAGAAGAGAGACAAAAGGTAAAGTATACTTTCCTAGATTCCTTTTTTGACCTAGCAAAACCCTATACAAAAAAGAAAAAACCTTTGGTTGTTTGTGGGGATGTCAATATTGCACATACGGAATTGGATATCCACAATGCCAAGGGCAACCAGAAGAGTTCTGGATTCCTTCCCGAAGAAAGAGCCTGGGTTTCCAAGTTTTTAGATTCTGGATTTTTAGATTGTTTTCGAGTTTTACAGCCGGAGATCCGAGACGAATACTCGTGGTGGACATATCGGTTCCAAGCAAGAAAGAACAATAAGGGTTGGAGGATTGATTATTTTTTTATCACAAAATCCTCTTCATACAAATTGGAATCAGTTTCAATTGCCAAAGAACCGGTTCTCTCCGACCATGCACCAGTCGTTATGAAAATCCAATTCACTTGA
- a CDS encoding LEA type 2 family protein, with translation MKLAIPILISLFTLQCSVLGVIQDKIPLPEFEFDSLSIKNITLTDITLSVVTSVENPYPVSLPSSLLDMDIKIEGLKLSQIKTDLGAIEGKKTKQLPLEVKLKYTDLLNLYKKFPNKPMLEVSAEGNMKVPIPKQWQLLGKDSLSFPFVKKREIPAILPNVEIKNFKILMPTEAEILSASNTDVLADTATGFLKGLLGGSKQPATSATKAGLSNLKLDLNTEFDFIFSNEAASNLNLTGLNYDLNLAGENFLNGTPKEIVNSGKTSTVKIATKFPITSISSSLYETIQNKSAQFDLKGDSGLKVPSVSEPIPFQYEKQGNFKW, from the coding sequence ATGAAATTGGCCATCCCTATTCTTATCTCTCTTTTCACTCTCCAATGTTCTGTTCTCGGTGTGATTCAGGATAAAATTCCTTTGCCTGAATTTGAATTCGATTCCTTATCTATCAAAAATATCACACTCACAGATATCACACTTTCTGTTGTCACTTCCGTTGAAAATCCTTACCCAGTTTCCCTTCCCAGTTCCTTACTGGATATGGATATCAAAATAGAAGGTTTAAAACTTTCTCAAATCAAAACAGATTTAGGAGCCATTGAAGGAAAAAAAACAAAACAACTTCCCCTGGAAGTAAAACTTAAATATACAGATCTATTGAATTTATACAAAAAATTTCCAAACAAACCAATGTTAGAAGTAAGTGCAGAAGGAAATATGAAAGTTCCTATCCCAAAACAATGGCAACTTCTTGGAAAAGATTCCCTTAGTTTTCCTTTTGTCAAAAAAAGAGAAATCCCCGCCATCCTTCCCAATGTTGAAATTAAAAACTTTAAAATCCTTATGCCCACAGAAGCAGAGATTTTGAGTGCATCAAATACGGATGTTTTGGCAGACACTGCTACCGGATTTTTGAAAGGGCTTCTGGGAGGATCAAAACAACCCGCAACTTCAGCAACCAAAGCAGGTTTATCCAATTTAAAATTAGACCTAAATACAGAATTTGATTTTATATTTTCTAATGAGGCAGCTTCCAATTTAAATCTGACAGGACTTAATTATGATTTAAATCTTGCTGGTGAAAACTTTTTAAACGGAACTCCAAAAGAAATTGTAAATTCTGGAAAAACTTCTACTGTTAAAATCGCCACAAAGTTTCCCATAACATCGATTAGTTCTTCGTTATATGAAACCATTCAAAACAAATCGGCTCAATTTGACTTAAAAGGGGATTCTGGACTAAAGGTTCCTTCTGTATCTGAACCAATTCCCTTCCAATACGAAAAACAAGGGAATTTTAAGTGGTAA
- a CDS encoding LA_2219 family laminin/E-cadherin/plasminogen-binding protein — protein sequence MKFLPLFLPVVSLSLILGCQSTPQTNTNVHTETSQEVHQTKDVLPPPGGEGEIILNEKGEEVQNHSGEIPFFQKKSDLPTELFRVYIASDSYMVRQIRHTDKIRRKPDAGGDELSKEEMRKFDLLSFVDDGMITIGLNTVTGKLESIAFDRRVPRINDVAKIIQNDASRFNYEHASKDGTPIITKFLISYQIRLYPGKTRDEIKQMLQKKK from the coding sequence ATGAAATTCTTGCCTTTGTTTTTACCGGTTGTTTCACTTTCTTTGATCCTCGGTTGCCAATCCACTCCGCAAACCAATACAAATGTTCACACTGAAACCAGTCAGGAAGTGCACCAAACAAAGGATGTACTCCCACCTCCTGGTGGCGAAGGTGAAATCATCCTAAACGAAAAAGGAGAAGAGGTTCAAAACCATTCAGGAGAAATTCCTTTTTTCCAAAAAAAGAGCGATCTTCCCACAGAACTCTTTCGGGTCTATATTGCTTCTGATTCCTATATGGTACGCCAAATTCGTCATACCGATAAAATTCGCAGAAAACCGGATGCCGGTGGGGATGAACTTTCCAAAGAAGAAATGAGGAAGTTTGACCTCTTAAGTTTTGTGGATGATGGAATGATCACCATTGGCCTCAATACAGTCACTGGCAAATTAGAATCCATTGCTTTTGACCGTCGGGTTCCAAGAATCAATGACGTAGCAAAGATCATTCAAAATGATGCTTCACGTTTTAATTATGAACATGCCTCTAAAGATGGAACACCCATCATCACTAAGTTTTTGATTAGTTATCAGATTCGTCTGTATCCTGGAAAAACCAGAGACGAAATCAAACAGATGTTACAAAAGAAAAAGTAA
- the mgtE gene encoding magnesium transporter: MEEERKKESEFRIKIDRESDSYDEFVGQIKTLVSEENSKQLKEMLDGAHPADIVTLFRDLEREEELYLFRILPKEDQAYALVKMEEETLESFLEELSVDEISNTLNHIETDETTYLLSYLPSAKRELVLANLSKADSFEIRSQLGFRESSAGRLMSKDFATVSITDNVRKGIINVRKKAKEIEDIYQVYVTDEDGVLEGFIPLKDLFLTPINTKVAKITNFSVFAFHYDVDQEEVANTFKKYDLFSAAVTDDLGRIIGRITVDDVLEIVEEEASEDILLMAGVSEDERLSTPILQSVKRRIIWLNVNLLTAFVSSTVVAFFEDTISQIVVLATLMPIVAGLGGNAGTQSVTVVIRNIATGDLSFSNWWEAVRKEFTIGVLNGFVLGTVTGLMIFFVKGNLVLGLVVGTAMLVNMIVASLTGSLVPIVLKAMRVDPAIASSIFVTATTDVCGFFFFLGLATVFAKYLI; the protein is encoded by the coding sequence ATGGAAGAAGAAAGAAAGAAAGAGTCCGAATTCCGAATCAAAATCGACAGAGAGAGCGATTCCTATGATGAATTTGTCGGACAGATCAAAACCCTAGTTTCCGAAGAAAATTCAAAACAATTAAAAGAGATGCTAGATGGGGCTCACCCCGCAGACATCGTCACTTTATTTCGTGATTTAGAAAGGGAAGAGGAATTATACCTTTTCCGTATCCTACCGAAAGAAGACCAGGCCTATGCCTTAGTCAAAATGGAAGAAGAGACTTTAGAGTCTTTTTTAGAGGAACTTTCTGTAGATGAAATCTCCAATACTCTGAACCATATTGAAACGGATGAAACAACATACCTTCTTTCCTATCTACCTAGCGCTAAACGAGAGTTAGTTTTAGCAAACTTAAGTAAAGCTGATAGTTTTGAAATTCGATCTCAACTTGGATTTCGTGAGTCTTCAGCAGGACGACTTATGTCCAAAGACTTTGCCACTGTTTCCATCACAGACAATGTTCGCAAAGGAATCATTAATGTTCGAAAAAAAGCAAAGGAAATTGAAGATATCTACCAAGTGTATGTCACAGATGAAGATGGAGTTTTGGAAGGATTCATCCCTTTAAAAGATTTATTTCTCACTCCGATCAATACCAAAGTGGCAAAGATAACCAATTTTTCTGTATTTGCCTTTCATTACGACGTGGATCAGGAAGAGGTTGCCAATACCTTTAAAAAATACGATTTATTCAGTGCAGCGGTAACGGATGATTTGGGAAGGATCATTGGTCGGATCACTGTTGATGATGTATTAGAAATTGTGGAAGAGGAAGCTTCAGAAGATATCCTCCTCATGGCCGGGGTTTCTGAAGACGAAAGACTTTCTACCCCCATTTTACAATCGGTAAAACGTAGGATTATTTGGCTCAATGTCAATTTACTCACTGCCTTTGTGAGTTCGACTGTTGTTGCATTTTTTGAAGATACGATTTCGCAAATTGTGGTACTTGCGACTCTTATGCCAATTGTGGCAGGTCTTGGTGGGAATGCAGGAACGCAGTCCGTAACAGTTGTTATTCGTAATATTGCCACTGGAGATCTTTCTTTTTCCAATTGGTGGGAAGCGGTAAGAAAAGAATTTACGATCGGTGTTTTGAATGGGTTTGTACTCGGAACCGTTACAGGACTTATGATCTTTTTTGTGAAAGGGAATCTTGTACTTGGTCTTGTGGTAGGAACTGCTATGCTTGTGAATATGATTGTAGCATCTCTCACTGGGTCCCTTGTCCCCATTGTTTTAAAAGCGATGCGGGTGGACCCGGCGATTGCTTCATCTATCTTTGTGACAGCAACCACAGATGTATGTGGATTTTTCTTTTTCCTCGGACTTGCCACAGTGTTTGCAAAATATTTAATTTAG
- a CDS encoding OmpA family protein, protein MRNKIQFIGILFLYGFLSVTKISADWVYFPYEYNQIYKEKYALELELADIRKQHQNELNRLEEEKKELQTQNRNLTEDLELEKRNRAKEQDEYSDKMRDYDMRLRSLEKKGTDKERLLAEENRKREEKDRADLDAYKKKLEDKERECLQKEQKLRDTYESKIDELKERIRNLEEELGNLRKLTKEQKRELERLAEQTKEFEEKLAKEITSGQIRLKRFHNKLIINIDDKISFDSGSSELKPAILPAIDKIREILASYPENYIVVEGHTDNVPIKTKFRNNWHLSSERALSVLEYMLQNKNLNPKNFSSAGYGEFQPIVPNTSKENKALNRRVDIVVVPRATGSLNTNND, encoded by the coding sequence ATGCGAAATAAAATCCAATTCATTGGCATCCTCTTCTTATACGGTTTTCTATCCGTAACAAAAATCTCTGCCGATTGGGTATATTTCCCTTATGAGTACAACCAAATTTATAAAGAAAAATATGCTTTAGAATTGGAATTAGCTGACATTCGCAAACAACACCAAAACGAACTGAACCGGTTAGAAGAAGAAAAAAAAGAACTCCAAACGCAAAACCGAAATCTCACTGAAGATTTGGAATTGGAAAAACGCAATCGCGCCAAAGAACAAGATGAATATTCCGACAAAATGCGTGATTACGATATGCGCCTTCGCAGTCTGGAAAAAAAGGGAACAGATAAGGAACGCCTTCTTGCGGAAGAAAATCGAAAACGAGAAGAAAAAGACCGGGCCGATTTAGATGCTTATAAGAAAAAACTCGAAGACAAAGAGAGGGAATGCCTCCAAAAAGAACAAAAACTTCGAGATACCTATGAATCAAAAATTGATGAACTCAAAGAAAGAATTCGTAATTTAGAAGAGGAACTAGGAAACCTTCGCAAACTCACAAAAGAACAAAAAAGAGAATTGGAACGCCTCGCGGAACAAACAAAAGAGTTTGAAGAAAAATTAGCAAAAGAAATTACCTCTGGCCAAATTCGACTCAAACGATTTCACAATAAACTCATCATCAATATCGATGATAAAATTTCCTTTGATAGTGGCTCCTCGGAACTAAAACCTGCCATTCTTCCTGCCATCGATAAGATCCGAGAGATCCTTGCTTCTTATCCAGAGAACTATATTGTTGTGGAAGGACATACTGACAATGTTCCGATCAAAACTAAGTTTCGAAACAATTGGCATCTTTCCAGCGAACGAGCATTATCCGTTTTGGAATATATGTTACAGAATAAAAATCTAAACCCAAAAAACTTTTCGAGCGCAGGTTATGGTGAATTCCAACCAATTGTTCCCAATACTTCCAAAGAAAATAAGGCGCTCAATCGTCGTGTGGACATTGTTGTGGTACCAAGAGCCACTGGGTCACTGAACACAAACAATGACTAA